The Toxorhynchites rutilus septentrionalis strain SRP chromosome 3, ASM2978413v1, whole genome shotgun sequence genome includes a region encoding these proteins:
- the LOC129777448 gene encoding lysosomal thioesterase PPT2 homolog isoform X2 translates to MYTSNKCIIFILTRLHLFSRDIAAAYKPVVIIHGILTGADSMLVIMEEIERHHPGTIMYNTDRFGGWSSLENAWHQVFEFNDDLQQICKDHPDGVILLGYSQGGLLARAVLQTYPNHCVKKLISLSSPQAGQYGTEFLHLIFPSLVARTAYQLFYTYVGQHTSVGNYWNDPHQQDLFEQFSIFLPYVNNDLPSTNSTVFRESLLKLDELILIGGPDDGVITPWESSHFGYYNRTDDVIPCKQRKIYLEDRIGLKTLDESGRLKLVTMAGVRHTDWHMNVKVIRKVVLPYLD, encoded by the exons atgtatacctcgaataagtgtatcatatttattctcacccgtttacacctattttcacgtga TATAGCTGCCGCTTACAAGCCTGTGGTTATCATCCATGGAATCCTGACCGGGGCCGACAGTATGCTGGTGATCATGGAAGAAATCGAGAGG CATCATCCTGGCACGATAATGTACAATACCGATCGCTTCGGTGGATGGTCAAGTTTGGAGAATGCGTGGCATCAAGTTTTTGAATTCAATGATGACTTGCAGCAGATTTGCAAAGACCATCCAGACGGGGTGATACTGCTGGGATACTCTCAAGGGGGATTACTGGCGCGGGCTGTACTGCAAACCTATCCCAATCACTGTGTGAAGAAGCTAATCTCACTAAGCTCTCCCCAAGCCGGACAGTATGGAA CCGAATTCTTGCATCTCATCTTTCCCTCCCTTGTGGCCAGAACGGCATATCAGCTATTCTACACGTACGTGGGCCAACACACCTCGGTTGGAAACTACTGGAACGATCCCCACCAGCAGGATCTTTTCGAGCAGTTCAGCATTTTTCTGCCTTACGTGAACAACGATCTGCCATCCACGAATTCCACCGTGTTCCGGGAATCCTTGCTGAAACTGGATGAGCTGATTCTCATTGGTGGACCAGATGATGGGGTGATTACTCCCTGGGAGTCTAGTCATTTTGGGTATTACAATCGAACAGACGATGTGATTCCATGCAAACAGCGGAAAATATATCTCGAGGATCGCATTGGACTGAAAACGCTGGATGAGAGTGGTCGGCTGAAGCTGGTTACAATGGCCGGCGTGAGGCATACTGATTGGCACATGAATGTAAAAGTAATACGTAAAGTGGTGCTGCCCTATCTGGACTGA
- the LOC129777448 gene encoding lysosomal thioesterase PPT2 homolog isoform X1: MGKLSVWYAYLVGITIAAAYKPVVIIHGILTGADSMLVIMEEIERHHPGTIMYNTDRFGGWSSLENAWHQVFEFNDDLQQICKDHPDGVILLGYSQGGLLARAVLQTYPNHCVKKLISLSSPQAGQYGTEFLHLIFPSLVARTAYQLFYTYVGQHTSVGNYWNDPHQQDLFEQFSIFLPYVNNDLPSTNSTVFRESLLKLDELILIGGPDDGVITPWESSHFGYYNRTDDVIPCKQRKIYLEDRIGLKTLDESGRLKLVTMAGVRHTDWHMNVKVIRKVVLPYLD, translated from the exons ATGGGAAAGCTCAGCGTGTGGTACGCATATCTAGTCGGCATAACTATAGCTGCCGCTTACAAGCCTGTGGTTATCATCCATGGAATCCTGACCGGGGCCGACAGTATGCTGGTGATCATGGAAGAAATCGAGAGG CATCATCCTGGCACGATAATGTACAATACCGATCGCTTCGGTGGATGGTCAAGTTTGGAGAATGCGTGGCATCAAGTTTTTGAATTCAATGATGACTTGCAGCAGATTTGCAAAGACCATCCAGACGGGGTGATACTGCTGGGATACTCTCAAGGGGGATTACTGGCGCGGGCTGTACTGCAAACCTATCCCAATCACTGTGTGAAGAAGCTAATCTCACTAAGCTCTCCCCAAGCCGGACAGTATGGAA CCGAATTCTTGCATCTCATCTTTCCCTCCCTTGTGGCCAGAACGGCATATCAGCTATTCTACACGTACGTGGGCCAACACACCTCGGTTGGAAACTACTGGAACGATCCCCACCAGCAGGATCTTTTCGAGCAGTTCAGCATTTTTCTGCCTTACGTGAACAACGATCTGCCATCCACGAATTCCACCGTGTTCCGGGAATCCTTGCTGAAACTGGATGAGCTGATTCTCATTGGTGGACCAGATGATGGGGTGATTACTCCCTGGGAGTCTAGTCATTTTGGGTATTACAATCGAACAGACGATGTGATTCCATGCAAACAGCGGAAAATATATCTCGAGGATCGCATTGGACTGAAAACGCTGGATGAGAGTGGTCGGCTGAAGCTGGTTACAATGGCCGGCGTGAGGCATACTGATTGGCACATGAATGTAAAAGTAATACGTAAAGTGGTGCTGCCCTATCTGGACTGA